One segment of Erigeron canadensis isolate Cc75 chromosome 2, C_canadensis_v1, whole genome shotgun sequence DNA contains the following:
- the LOC122587654 gene encoding uncharacterized protein LOC122587654, translating to MLHILDFGDKWISWIKACLSSARASVLINGNLSEEFSILRGLQQGDPMEPFLFIIAMEGLHIAIDNLVKNGGFESAKIRHMRLSDLFYADDVMVGGECSIGCKVESLPFKYLGIPIGASPKRVSTWEPIISKFRKRLTRWKANLMSIGGRSTLVSSVLGSIGNYFLSIFHMPKTIRNKLEALRSSFFWGGSNNKRKIHRVKWDSVLTSKESGGIGIGSLQTMNFALLYKWRWRGLKESDILFRVISDIHGGDCFYNMSAKSKGTWKNIMLVANQIHHKAILPRDVISRKVGNRKLTRFWIDTWCGNQHLASRFKRLFAIDTVKDCLIYERHLDTSWTWKWRCDLRDGHEKEQLTNLLNILPSTFTHEDDT from the exons ATGCTTCATATCTTGGATTTTGGCGATAAATGGATATCTTGGATTAAAGCATGCCTTAGTTCTGCTAGAGCTTCAGTGTTGATTAATGGTAATCTTAGTGAGGAATTTTCTATTTTGCGCGGGCTTCAACAAGGTGATCCTATGGAaccatttttgtttattattgctATGGAAGGTCTACATATTGCTATTGATAACCTTGTCAAGAATGGTGGGTTCGAGAGTGCCAAGATTAGGCACATGCGATTGTCTGATCTTTTTTATGCGGATGATGTTATGGTTGGGGGTGAATG TTCGATTGGTTGCAAAGTGGAGAGTCTTCCTTTTAAATACCTTGGTATACCCATTGGTGCTAGCCCGAAGAGGGTCTCTACTTGGGAACCGATTATTTCAAAGTTTCGGAAACGTCTCACGAGGTGGAAAGCAAATCTAATGTCCATTGGCGGAAGATCTACATTAGTTTCTTCGGTTCTTGGTTCCATTGGTAATTACTTTTTGTCTAtctttcatatgccaaaaactATTAGAAATAAATTGGAAGCTTTGAGGTCTTCATTTTTTTGGGGCGGGTCCAATAATAAGAGAAAGATTCATCGGGTTAAGTGGGACTCGGTTCTTACGAGTAAGGAAAGTGGTGGCATTGGAATTGGAAGCTTACAAACCATGAACTTTGCCCTTTTATATAAGTGGAGATGGCGAGGTTTGAAGGAGAGCGATATTCTTTTTCGAGTAATTTCTGATATTCATGGTGGAGATTGCTTCTACAATATGTCTGCGAAATCAAAAGGTACATGGAAAAACATAATGCTAGTCGCGAATCAAATTCATCATAAGGCTATTTTACCAAGGGATGTCATAAGTAGGAAAGTTGGCAATAGGAAGTTAACTAGATTTTGGATAGACACATGGTGTGGCAATCAACATTTAGCTTCCCGATTTAAACGTTTATTTGCCATAGATACTGTTAAAGATTGCTTGATTTATGAGAGACATTTAGATACTTCCTGGACATGGAAATGGAGATGCGACCTCAGGGATGGACACGAAAAGGAGCAGCTTACTAACTTGCTGAACATTCTGCCCAGTACATTTACTCATGAAGATGACACCTGA